From the Rhodanobacter soli genome, one window contains:
- the cydB gene encoding cytochrome d ubiquinol oxidase subunit II — protein sequence MFDYATLRVIWWALLGTLLIGFAIMDGFDFGVAGLLKVLGRDNEERKVLLEGIEPTWEGNQVWFIVAGGATFAAWPMLYAVSFSGMYFAIALVLLALILRPVGFNFRGKIHDPRWASLWDWVLTGSGVAVMLVAGIAFGNLFLGLPFRFDDDLRMNWHGGFIDLLHPFALLCGLVSLGMLLAHGACFAALKADHAIAVRAVAIARWATLVFAVLYVLAGVWLAYGIPGYAITGPVVTEGVSNPLYKQVAHGSSWFAGYMQYPWFWAAPLLALASAVGVQALVGRRSVTGFIASSLMVGSTIASAGFALFPFLLPSSLDPHSSLTVWDASSSRGTLQLMLLVTLVLLPIVILYTSWVYRVMRGRVTLEQVRKAHGGY from the coding sequence GTCGCCGGCCTGTTGAAAGTGCTGGGCCGCGACAACGAGGAACGCAAGGTGCTGCTGGAAGGCATCGAGCCGACCTGGGAAGGCAACCAGGTGTGGTTCATCGTGGCCGGCGGCGCCACGTTCGCGGCGTGGCCGATGCTTTACGCTGTGTCGTTTTCCGGCATGTACTTCGCCATCGCGCTGGTGCTGCTGGCGCTGATCCTGCGCCCGGTCGGCTTCAACTTCCGCGGCAAGATCCACGACCCGCGCTGGGCCTCGCTGTGGGACTGGGTGCTCACCGGCTCCGGAGTGGCGGTGATGCTGGTGGCCGGCATCGCGTTCGGCAACCTGTTCCTCGGCCTGCCGTTCCGCTTCGACGACGACTTGCGCATGAACTGGCACGGCGGCTTCATCGACCTGCTGCATCCCTTCGCGCTGCTGTGTGGGCTGGTCTCGCTGGGCATGCTGCTGGCGCATGGCGCCTGCTTCGCCGCGCTGAAGGCCGACCACGCCATCGCGGTGCGCGCGGTGGCGATCGCGCGCTGGGCGACGCTCGTATTTGCCGTGCTGTACGTCCTGGCCGGCGTGTGGCTGGCCTACGGCATCCCCGGATACGCGATCACCGGCCCGGTGGTGACCGAGGGTGTTTCCAATCCACTGTACAAGCAGGTTGCCCACGGCAGCAGCTGGTTTGCCGGCTACATGCAGTACCCGTGGTTCTGGGCCGCGCCGCTGCTGGCGCTGGCCTCGGCCGTCGGCGTGCAGGCGCTGGTCGGCCGGCGCAGCGTGACCGGTTTCATCGCCAGCAGCCTGATGGTCGGCAGCACGATCGCCTCGGCCGGCTTCGCGCTGTTTCCGTTCCTGCTGCCGTCCAGTCTCGACCCTCATTCCAGCCTCACCGTGTGGGACGCCTCGTCGAGTCGCGGCACGCTGCAGCTGATGCTGCTGGTCACCCTCGTGCTGTTGCCGATCGTCATCCTCTACACCAGTTGGGTATACCGGGTGATGCGCGGACGGGTCACGCTGGAGCAGGTGCGCAAGGCGCACGGCGGTTATTGA
- the cydX gene encoding cytochrome bd-I oxidase subunit CydX — translation MWYFSWILGLGLACAFAILNAMWYEVHATDEANRLRDDSALPDELT, via the coding sequence ATGTGGTACTTCTCATGGATCCTCGGGCTGGGCCTGGCCTGCGCCTTCGCGATCCTCAACGCCATGTGGTACGAAGTGCATGCCACCGACGAGGCGAACCGCCTGCGTGACGACTCGGCATTGCCGGACGAATTGACTTAG
- a CDS encoding aminopeptidase P N-terminal domain-containing protein — MIPSAPKLAALAIGPDEFARRRRQLMQMAGEDAVLLVAAAPERMRNADAAWPYRQDSDFHYLAGFPESDAVLALLPGRRHGEVVLFCREHDPERERWHGQSIGTERAVADYGMDDAFPIEDIDDILPGMIEGRGRVYCHFGREPEFDAQLLGWMRRLRQLRGGGVVPKEFVALGHLLHDLRLYKSRAELKLMRASAAIAVDAHLAAMQAAVPGRHEYEVEAELLRVVRSRGAVPAFAPIVAGGANACVMHYQSNRATLRDGELLLIDAGAELDCYASDISRTFPVNGRYSREQRALYEVVLAAQLAAIDEVRPGRPFGAAHTAAVRVLAEGLCELGLLKGDADAAIADGSYQRYFPAKTGHWLGLDVHDVGDYRVDGESRLLEPDMVLTVEPGLYVPPDDRSVAERWRGIGIRIEDDVAVTRDGNEVLTAAVPKEAEAIEALLAGR, encoded by the coding sequence TTGATCCCGAGCGCCCCGAAACTGGCCGCGCTGGCGATCGGCCCGGACGAATTCGCGCGGCGCCGGCGCCAGCTGATGCAGATGGCCGGCGAAGACGCGGTACTGCTGGTCGCCGCCGCGCCCGAGCGCATGCGCAATGCCGATGCGGCATGGCCGTATCGGCAGGATTCGGACTTCCATTACCTGGCCGGCTTCCCCGAATCCGACGCAGTGTTGGCGCTGCTGCCGGGACGCCGGCACGGCGAGGTGGTGCTGTTCTGCCGCGAGCACGATCCCGAGCGCGAGCGCTGGCACGGCCAGTCGATCGGCACCGAACGGGCGGTGGCCGACTACGGCATGGACGACGCGTTTCCGATCGAGGACATCGACGACATCCTGCCCGGCATGATCGAGGGCCGCGGCCGGGTGTACTGCCACTTCGGCCGCGAGCCGGAGTTCGACGCGCAACTGCTCGGCTGGATGCGCCGCCTGCGCCAGTTGCGTGGCGGCGGCGTGGTGCCGAAGGAATTCGTGGCGCTTGGCCACCTGCTGCACGATCTGCGCCTGTACAAGTCGCGCGCCGAACTGAAGCTGATGCGTGCGTCCGCGGCGATTGCGGTGGACGCGCACCTGGCCGCGATGCAGGCCGCCGTGCCGGGGCGCCACGAGTACGAAGTGGAGGCCGAACTGCTGCGCGTGGTGCGCAGCCGCGGTGCGGTGCCGGCGTTCGCGCCGATCGTCGCCGGCGGCGCGAATGCCTGCGTGATGCACTACCAGAGCAACCGCGCGACCTTGCGCGACGGCGAGCTGCTGCTGATCGACGCCGGCGCCGAACTGGATTGCTACGCGTCCGACATCAGCCGCACGTTCCCGGTCAACGGCCGCTACAGCCGCGAGCAACGCGCGCTGTACGAAGTGGTGCTGGCCGCGCAGCTGGCGGCGATCGACGAGGTGCGTCCGGGGCGGCCGTTCGGTGCCGCGCACACGGCGGCGGTACGCGTGCTGGCCGAAGGCCTGTGCGAGCTCGGCCTGCTCAAGGGCGACGCCGACGCGGCGATCGCCGACGGCAGCTACCAGCGCTACTTTCCGGCCAAGACCGGCCACTGGCTGGGGCTGGACGTGCACGACGTGGGCGACTACCGGGTCGACGGCGAATCGCGCCTGCTCGAACCGGACATGGTGCTGACGGTGGAGCCGGGCCTGTACGTACCGCCGGACGACCGCTCGGTGGCCGAGCGCTGGCGCGGCATCGGCATCCGCATCGAGGACGACGTGGCGGTGACCCGCGACGGCAACGAGGTGCTGACCGCGGCGGTGCCGAAAGAGGCCGAGGCGATCGAGGCGTTGCTGGCCGGACGCTAA
- a CDS encoding UPF0149 family protein — translation MTAPGLVGHDDIDALIMRLRLGTEASELHGSLCGYLAGGGSLRGTSVLAALQLDGEATDPSADDLALLDRLARQSETELADPELGFEPLLPEDDRPLEERAEAMVDWCRGFLGGFGLAGTAAHAQLSDEAQEVLRDIGTIAASSFDFGSEDEDEDALIEVQEFVRVAAMLLHTECAAPDPSASGTVH, via the coding sequence ATGACGGCACCCGGACTTGTGGGCCACGACGATATCGACGCGCTGATCATGCGCCTGCGCCTGGGCACCGAGGCCAGCGAATTGCATGGCTCGCTGTGCGGCTACCTGGCCGGCGGCGGCTCGCTGCGCGGCACCTCCGTGCTGGCCGCGCTGCAACTCGACGGCGAGGCAACCGATCCTTCCGCAGATGACCTGGCCTTGCTGGATCGGCTGGCCCGACAGAGCGAAACCGAGCTGGCCGACCCCGAGCTGGGCTTCGAGCCGCTGTTGCCTGAGGACGACCGTCCGCTGGAAGAACGCGCCGAGGCGATGGTCGACTGGTGCCGCGGCTTCCTCGGCGGCTTCGGCCTCGCCGGCACGGCGGCGCATGCGCAGCTGTCCGACGAGGCGCAGGAGGTATTGCGCGATATCGGTACGATCGCTGCGTCCTCGTTCGATTTCGGCAGCGAGGACGAAGACGAGGACGCGCTGATCGAGGTGCAGGAGTTCGTGCGCGTCGCCGCGATGCTGTTGCACACCGAATGCGCCGCGCCCGATCCATCCGCCAGCGGCACCGTGCATTGA
- a CDS encoding TIGR02449 family protein, with protein MSTPEPIPSDPVHQELAALAQQLDRLLDTVRRLTEENRSLRQSQEQLSGERAGLLARNEQARSRVEAMIQRLKSLESNG; from the coding sequence ATGAGTACGCCTGAGCCCATCCCGTCCGATCCGGTCCATCAAGAGTTGGCCGCCCTGGCCCAGCAGCTTGACCGGCTGCTCGATACGGTGCGCCGGCTCACCGAGGAAAACCGCAGCCTGCGCCAGAGCCAGGAGCAGTTGTCCGGCGAACGCGCAGGCCTGCTGGCTCGCAACGAACAGGCACGCAGCCGCGTCGAGGCGATGATCCAGCGGCTCAAATCGCTTGAAAGCAACGGCTGA
- a CDS encoding cell division protein ZapA has product MSSSEPVALRLIDREFLIACEPEERDGLLEAAGFLDRKMRELRANAKAPSFERLAVLTAISVTHEFLSLRKQHDSQEQRLSDGLAALRSKLDAALEGEPLKR; this is encoded by the coding sequence ATGTCCAGCAGTGAACCGGTCGCGCTGCGACTGATCGACCGAGAATTCCTGATCGCCTGCGAGCCCGAGGAGCGCGACGGGCTGCTCGAAGCCGCCGGTTTTCTCGACCGCAAGATGCGCGAGCTGCGCGCGAACGCGAAGGCTCCGAGTTTCGAACGGCTGGCGGTACTCACCGCGATCAGCGTGACGCACGAGTTCCTCAGCCTGCGCAAGCAGCACGACAGCCAGGAACAGCGCCTCAGCGATGGCCTCGCCGCCTTGCGTAGCAAACTTGATGCCGCGCTCGAGGGCGAGCCGCTCAAGCGCTGA
- a CDS encoding 5-formyltetrahydrofolate cyclo-ligase — MDATAQRRELRQRLAEQRRALSPAERIAAAQGLRRSLEQLPEYFTDARVAGYWASHGELPLNLVIPPLANRGQQFLLPVIGRGKHLRFAPWQSGDAVQPNRHGIPEPAAPGELLEPFQLDLVLVPLLGFDRRGHRLGHGGGYYDRSFAFLNEQVRPTEPLLVGIAYDFQELEIVNKEPWDVALDFVATNRELIDCSMSDPELETPA; from the coding sequence GTGGACGCCACCGCCCAACGACGCGAGCTTCGCCAACGTCTCGCCGAGCAACGCCGTGCGCTGTCGCCGGCCGAGCGCATCGCCGCCGCGCAGGGCCTGCGCCGCAGCCTCGAACAGTTGCCCGAATACTTCACCGACGCGCGCGTGGCCGGCTACTGGGCCAGCCACGGCGAGCTGCCGCTGAACCTGGTGATCCCGCCGCTGGCCAACCGCGGCCAGCAGTTCCTGCTACCGGTGATTGGCCGGGGTAAACACCTGCGCTTCGCGCCCTGGCAGTCCGGCGACGCGGTGCAGCCGAACCGCCACGGCATCCCCGAGCCGGCTGCGCCGGGCGAACTGCTGGAGCCGTTCCAGCTCGACCTGGTGCTCGTGCCGCTACTCGGCTTCGACCGCCGCGGCCACCGGCTCGGCCACGGCGGCGGCTACTACGACCGCAGCTTCGCCTTCCTCAACGAGCAGGTGCGTCCCACCGAACCGCTGCTGGTCGGCATCGCCTACGATTTCCAGGAACTGGAAATCGTAAATAAGGAACCATGGGATGTCGCTCTGGATTTCGTCGCCACCAATCGCGAACTGATCGACTGCAGCATGTCTGACCCAGAGCTGGAGACCCCTGCGTGA
- a CDS encoding EVE domain-containing protein, giving the protein MKSEPDAFSIDDLKRKKREAWDGVRNYQARNFMRDGMRPGDKVFFYHSNCAVPGIVGIAEVATDAYPDPSQFDPKSKYFDPGSSRDNPRWMLVDVKFVKKLKRTISLDELKGHDALVEMPLLRKGNRLSVMPVNAAHWNYILTLE; this is encoded by the coding sequence ATGAAGTCCGAACCCGACGCGTTCTCGATCGACGACCTCAAGCGCAAGAAGCGGGAAGCCTGGGACGGCGTGCGCAACTACCAGGCGCGCAACTTCATGCGCGACGGCATGCGCCCGGGCGACAAGGTGTTTTTCTACCACTCCAACTGCGCCGTGCCCGGCATCGTCGGCATCGCCGAAGTCGCCACGGATGCGTATCCCGATCCCAGCCAGTTCGATCCCAAGAGCAAGTATTTCGATCCGGGCAGTTCGCGCGACAACCCGCGCTGGATGCTGGTCGACGTGAAGTTCGTGAAGAAGCTCAAGCGCACGATCAGCCTGGACGAGCTCAAGGGCCACGACGCGCTGGTCGAGATGCCGCTGCTGCGCAAGGGCAACCGGCTGTCGGTGATGCCGGTCAACGCAGCCCACTGGAACTACATCCTCACGCTGGAATGA
- the rpiA gene encoding ribose-5-phosphate isomerase RpiA: MSNANEKRQAGEAAIRYVEDGAIVGVGTGSTVAFFIDALADLKDRIQGAVSSSEQSTAQLKRLGIPVLDLNAAGPLTIYIDGADECDPYKRLIKGGGAALTREKIVAAASAKFVCIIDSSKRVDLLGKFPVPIEVIPMARSLIGREIVKRGGQPVWRDGVVTDNGNWIIDVHGWQIVDPAALESELNQLPGIVTVGLFARRPADVVLIGDREM; this comes from the coding sequence ATGAGCAATGCAAACGAAAAACGCCAGGCCGGCGAGGCCGCGATCCGCTACGTCGAGGACGGCGCCATCGTCGGCGTCGGCACCGGCTCTACCGTGGCGTTCTTCATCGATGCGCTGGCCGACCTGAAGGATCGCATCCAGGGTGCGGTGTCCAGTTCGGAACAGTCCACCGCGCAGCTGAAGCGGCTCGGCATTCCGGTGCTCGACCTCAACGCCGCCGGCCCGCTGACGATCTACATCGACGGCGCCGACGAGTGCGACCCGTACAAGCGCCTGATCAAGGGCGGCGGCGCCGCGCTGACGCGCGAGAAGATCGTGGCCGCGGCCAGCGCGAAGTTCGTCTGCATCATCGACTCCAGCAAACGGGTCGACCTGCTCGGCAAGTTCCCGGTGCCGATCGAGGTGATCCCGATGGCGCGCAGCCTGATCGGCCGCGAGATCGTCAAGCGCGGCGGCCAGCCGGTGTGGCGCGACGGCGTCGTCACCGACAACGGCAACTGGATCATCGACGTGCACGGCTGGCAGATCGTCGACCCGGCCGCGCTGGAGAGCGAACTGAACCAGCTGCCCGGCATCGTCACCGTCGGCCTGTTCGCGCGGCGCCCGGCCGACGTGGTGCTGATCGGCGACAGGGAGATGTAG
- a CDS encoding chloride channel protein, with translation MTSTSDDPIGHTDVRTIGSTDALPVAPALGLSLDAARMPRKSTLVTHRILLISVLAVILGVAAAYVAQLLMLMINLITDLCFYGRVSDVIGPHARSGSFVLSPADNHLGAWVILIPAIGGLLAGIMARWGSRAIQGHGIPEAMEQILTNESNIPARITWLKPVSSAFAIGTGGPFGAEGPIISTGGAMGSLIGQLLRVTANERKVLLAAGAAAGMAAVFGAPVASLVLAVELLLFELRPRSLIPVALATVTAVGVRYATYGAAPVFPMPLVEQPGGWALASFVLIGGLVGFASIGVTRAVYGVEDLFEKLPIHWMWWPVIGALVAGFVGWIEPRTLGVGYDNIDALVQGHFGLTMLLTFGTLKFISWVIALGSGTSGGTLAPLFMIGGSLGAIIGIGINQVMPGFGVDPRIAALVGMAAIFAGSSRALLTAVVFAFETTRQPASLLPLLGGCTAAYLISALLMRNTIMTEKIARRGVRVPSEYAADYLEQVSVGDACSRDVATLKTSQTLAEVRRWLNEESSHSHHQGFPVVDERGRVRGVLTRRSLLDPQWHYTLPLGELVTRPPIAVNESHSLREAADHMVAESVGRLVVVSKDDPHKLVGIITRGDILTAHARRLREARHTGRHIKLGKSHKATPVA, from the coding sequence ATGACATCTACCTCTGACGATCCCATCGGGCATACCGACGTGCGCACGATCGGCAGTACCGACGCCCTGCCGGTCGCCCCCGCGCTGGGATTGTCGCTGGACGCGGCGCGCATGCCGCGCAAGTCCACCCTGGTCACTCATCGAATCCTGCTGATCAGTGTGCTGGCGGTGATCCTGGGCGTGGCGGCGGCCTATGTCGCCCAGTTGCTGATGCTGATGATCAACCTGATCACCGACCTGTGCTTCTACGGCCGAGTGTCGGACGTGATTGGCCCCCATGCGCGCAGCGGCTCGTTCGTGCTGTCGCCGGCAGACAATCACTTGGGCGCCTGGGTCATCCTGATCCCCGCCATCGGTGGCCTGCTCGCCGGGATCATGGCGCGCTGGGGCTCGCGCGCGATTCAGGGGCATGGCATCCCCGAGGCGATGGAGCAGATCCTCACCAACGAGTCCAACATCCCCGCCCGCATCACCTGGCTCAAGCCGGTGTCCTCGGCGTTCGCGATCGGCACCGGCGGCCCGTTCGGCGCCGAGGGCCCGATCATTTCCACCGGCGGCGCGATGGGTTCGCTGATCGGCCAGCTGCTGCGCGTCACCGCGAACGAACGCAAGGTGCTGCTGGCCGCCGGTGCGGCGGCCGGCATGGCGGCCGTGTTCGGCGCGCCGGTGGCTTCGCTGGTGCTGGCGGTGGAGCTGCTGCTGTTCGAGCTGCGTCCGCGCTCGCTGATCCCGGTGGCGCTGGCCACGGTGACGGCGGTCGGCGTGCGCTACGCCACCTACGGCGCGGCGCCGGTCTTTCCGATGCCCCTGGTGGAGCAGCCGGGGGGCTGGGCTCTGGCCAGCTTCGTGCTGATCGGTGGTCTGGTCGGCTTCGCCTCGATCGGTGTCACCCGGGCGGTGTACGGCGTCGAGGATCTGTTCGAGAAGCTGCCGATCCACTGGATGTGGTGGCCCGTCATCGGAGCGCTGGTGGCCGGCTTCGTGGGCTGGATCGAGCCGCGCACCCTGGGCGTGGGCTACGACAATATCGACGCCCTGGTGCAGGGCCACTTCGGCCTCACCATGCTGCTCACCTTCGGCACGTTGAAATTCATCTCGTGGGTGATCGCATTGGGCAGCGGTACCTCGGGCGGCACGCTGGCACCCCTGTTCATGATCGGCGGCTCGCTCGGCGCGATTATTGGCATCGGCATCAACCAGGTGATGCCCGGCTTCGGCGTCGATCCGCGTATCGCCGCGCTGGTGGGCATGGCCGCCATCTTCGCCGGCTCCTCGCGGGCGCTGCTGACCGCCGTGGTGTTCGCCTTCGAGACCACGCGCCAGCCGGCGAGCCTGTTGCCGCTGCTGGGGGGCTGCACCGCGGCCTACCTGATCTCGGCGCTGCTCATGCGCAACACCATCATGACCGAGAAGATCGCGCGGCGCGGCGTGCGCGTGCCATCGGAGTATGCAGCCGACTATCTGGAGCAAGTCAGCGTGGGCGACGCCTGCTCGCGCGACGTGGCCACGCTCAAGACCAGCCAGACCCTGGCCGAGGTGCGCCGCTGGCTGAACGAGGAATCGTCGCACTCGCATCACCAGGGCTTTCCGGTGGTGGATGAACGTGGCCGTGTCCGGGGCGTGTTGACCCGGCGCAGTCTGCTCGATCCGCAATGGCATTACACGCTGCCCCTGGGCGAGCTGGTGACGCGGCCGCCGATCGCGGTCAACGAAAGCCACTCGCTGCGCGAAGCGGCCGACCACATGGTGGCCGAGAGCGTCGGCCGGCTGGTGGTGGTGAGCAAGGACGACCCGCACAAGCTGGTGGGCATCATCACCCGCGGCGACATCCTGACCGCCCATGCGCGGCGTCTGCGCGAGGCGCGTCACACCGGCCGCCACATCAAGCTCGGCAAGTCGCACAAGGCGACGCCGGTCGCGTAG
- the rpsI gene encoding 30S ribosomal protein S9: MTIQQNYGTGRRKTSAARVFLRKGKGAIEVNGKSLEAFFGRETSCMIVRQPLELTQNIDKFDIKVTVAGGGITGQAGAIRLGIARALIEYDESLKSPLRKAGFVTRDAREVERKKVGLHKARRATQFSKR; this comes from the coding sequence ATGACGATCCAGCAGAATTACGGCACCGGCCGCCGCAAGACCTCCGCCGCCCGCGTGTTCCTGCGCAAGGGCAAGGGCGCGATCGAAGTCAACGGCAAGTCGCTCGAGGCATTTTTCGGTCGCGAGACCTCGTGCATGATCGTGCGCCAGCCGCTCGAGCTGACCCAGAACATCGACAAGTTCGACATCAAGGTGACGGTTGCCGGCGGTGGCATCACCGGTCAGGCCGGCGCGATCCGCCTGGGCATCGCCCGCGCGCTGATCGAATACGACGAAAGCCTGAAGTCGCCGCTGCGCAAGGCCGGTTTCGTGACCCGCGACGCCCGCGAGGTCGAGCGCAAGAAGGTCGGTCTGCACAAGGCACGTCGCGCCACCCAGTTCTCCAAGCGCTAA
- the rplM gene encoding 50S ribosomal protein L13 — protein MKTFSANADNVKRDWFVVDATNKTLGRLSTEIARRLRGKHKPEYTPHCDTGDYIVVINAQKVHVTGAKLDDKKYHRFTGYVGNLKTTSLKDLLATYPERVIEIAVKGMLPKNPLGREMYRKLKVYGGAEHPHTAQQPQALEI, from the coding sequence ATGAAAACGTTTAGCGCCAATGCCGACAACGTCAAGCGCGACTGGTTCGTGGTCGATGCCACGAACAAGACGCTCGGTCGCCTGTCGACCGAAATCGCCCGTCGTCTGCGCGGCAAGCACAAGCCGGAATACACCCCGCACTGCGACACCGGCGATTATATCGTGGTGATCAACGCGCAGAAGGTGCACGTCACCGGTGCCAAGCTGGACGACAAGAAATACCACCGCTTCACCGGCTACGTCGGCAACCTGAAGACCACCAGTCTGAAGGACCTGCTGGCGACCTACCCGGAGCGCGTGATCGAGATCGCCGTCAAGGGCATGCTGCCGAAGAACCCGCTGGGCCGCGAGATGTATCGCAAGCTCAAGGTCTACGGCGGTGCCGAGCATCCGCATACCGCACAGCAGCCGCAGGCGCTGGAAATCTAA
- a CDS encoding (Fe-S)-binding protein, which translates to MTTMLLEKSPLHAPAGRIAELADQCVQCGLCLPVCPTYALDRNEAESPRGRIAIASALARGLADPAAELRAHLDHCLGCLNCETVCPAHVQYGELLVETRALLGPSPQRPRWLLELVKRPALLRFLRRLGGGLALSRWKGPLARRLPTASPWRAALLNLPSTPPAARVRVRHAVRGRPHLALFPGCVASVDDAEAQQAAIILLQAAGFEVSVLPAFCCGAMDLHGGAVEAAERAAQRVRQAWDASGASQLVSVTPGCLGTLRRALPGVTVLDPLELLAAHAGTLHFRPLARRVALHLPCTQVNVARSDDALLQLLRRVPGLEVLPLPRPPHCCGAAGSHLLEFPARAAQLRDDTLRQAATLDPQLLLSSNIGCRLHLGAGIDAQGLPWPTRHPLTLLAQQLEQPPPNQESP; encoded by the coding sequence ATGACCACCATGCTGCTTGAAAAGTCCCCCCTGCACGCACCTGCGGGCCGCATCGCCGAGCTGGCCGACCAATGCGTGCAGTGCGGGCTGTGCCTGCCGGTCTGTCCCACCTATGCGCTGGATCGCAACGAAGCGGAATCGCCGCGCGGGCGCATCGCGATCGCCTCCGCGCTGGCCCGCGGGCTGGCCGATCCCGCCGCCGAGCTGCGTGCGCACCTGGACCACTGCCTGGGCTGCCTGAACTGCGAAACGGTGTGCCCGGCGCATGTGCAGTACGGCGAACTGCTGGTGGAAACCCGTGCCCTGCTGGGACCCTCGCCGCAGCGGCCCCGATGGCTGCTGGAACTCGTCAAACGGCCAGCGCTGTTGCGCTTCCTTCGCCGGCTGGGCGGCGGGCTCGCGCTGTCGCGCTGGAAAGGCCCGCTGGCACGGCGCCTACCGACCGCTTCCCCGTGGCGCGCCGCCCTGCTCAACCTGCCGTCCACGCCACCGGCTGCGCGCGTCCGGGTTCGCCATGCAGTTCGCGGACGGCCCCACCTGGCGCTGTTCCCCGGCTGCGTGGCCAGCGTCGACGACGCCGAGGCGCAGCAGGCGGCGATCATCCTGCTGCAGGCGGCGGGCTTCGAGGTCAGCGTGCTGCCCGCGTTCTGCTGCGGCGCGATGGACCTGCACGGCGGCGCCGTGGAAGCTGCCGAACGTGCCGCGCAACGGGTACGCCAGGCCTGGGACGCCAGCGGCGCCAGCCAGCTGGTTTCGGTGACGCCCGGCTGCCTGGGCACGCTGCGCCGCGCCTTGCCTGGGGTGACCGTGCTCGATCCACTGGAACTGCTGGCGGCCCATGCCGGGACGCTGCACTTCCGCCCGCTGGCACGACGGGTAGCGCTGCACCTGCCGTGCACCCAGGTCAACGTGGCACGCAGCGACGATGCCTTGCTGCAGTTGCTGCGCCGGGTGCCGGGACTCGAGGTGCTGCCGTTGCCGCGGCCACCGCATTGCTGCGGCGCAGCCGGCAGCCACTTGCTGGAATTCCCCGCACGCGCCGCACAACTGCGCGACGATACGCTGCGGCAAGCCGCCACCCTGGATCCGCAACTGCTGTTGTCGTCCAATATCGGTTGTCGCCTGCACCTGGGCGCTGGTATCGACGCGCAGGGACTGCCCTGGCCGACCCGGCACCCGCTGACCTTGCTGGCCCAGCAACTCGAACAGCCCCCTCCGAACCAGGAAAGCCCATGA
- the coq7 gene encoding 2-polyprenyl-3-methyl-6-methoxy-1,4-benzoquinone monooxygenase, whose amino-acid sequence MTVRTLSPLDRLLAGCERALEAIAGSPQAHRPSPANGVAETDMDDAERRHAAGLMRINHTGEVCAQALYFGQAALARNADNRQHLLHAAAEETDHLAWCAERLQQLDSRPSLLNPLWYAGSYAIGAAAALAGDPLSLGFVVETERQVEAHLAEHLEKLPAQDERSRAVLTQMQSDEIRHAQAAQQRGGIDLPFPLPQLMHASSMLMKTVAYRV is encoded by the coding sequence ATGACCGTGCGCACACTGAGCCCTCTCGACCGCCTGCTGGCCGGCTGCGAACGTGCGCTGGAGGCGATCGCCGGTTCACCGCAAGCGCATCGGCCGTCGCCCGCCAACGGCGTCGCCGAGACGGACATGGACGATGCCGAGCGCCGCCACGCCGCCGGACTGATGCGGATCAACCACACCGGCGAGGTCTGCGCGCAGGCGCTGTATTTCGGCCAGGCCGCGCTGGCGCGCAACGCCGACAACCGCCAGCACCTGCTGCACGCCGCGGCCGAGGAGACCGACCATCTGGCCTGGTGCGCCGAGCGCCTGCAGCAACTGGACAGCCGCCCGAGCCTGCTCAACCCGCTGTGGTACGCCGGAAGCTATGCGATCGGTGCGGCTGCCGCGCTGGCCGGCGATCCGCTCAGCCTCGGCTTCGTGGTCGAGACCGAACGCCAGGTGGAAGCCCACCTCGCCGAGCACCTGGAAAAACTGCCCGCACAGGACGAGCGCTCGCGCGCCGTGCTGACGCAGATGCAGTCGGACGAGATCCGCCACGCGCAGGCCGCGCAGCAGCGCGGCGGCATCGACCTGCCGTTCCCGCTGCCGCAGCTGATGCACGCCAGCTCGATGCTGATGAAGACGGTGGCTTATCGCGTGTAA